From one Drosophila subpulchrella strain 33 F10 #4 breed RU33 chromosome 3L, RU_Dsub_v1.1 Primary Assembly, whole genome shotgun sequence genomic stretch:
- the LOC119554481 gene encoding adenylate kinase isoenzyme 1 isoform X3, with the protein MMGGPGSGKGTQSQKIESKYGYKHIDPIALMEQEIASKTATGQKFLEFQSKGVPVPLKELLPLIEHQLMSHRGGLKGFVIDGYPADLEEAELLEDGFGTPSMIIALELAEEAGSQRGSLESGVQGRPSLSMYIDSSKAVMERYAQVTLKIDADQQPDNVFEEIRVNMDTFVKPHGRLHIAR; encoded by the exons ATGATGGGTGGACCGGGCAGCGGCAAAGGCACACAGTCCCAGAAAATTGAAAGCAAATATGGGTACAAGCATATTGATCCCATAGCATTGATGGAACAGGAG ATCGCATCAAAGACCGCTACTGGCCAAAAATTTTTAGAATTCCAATCAAAAGGAGTACCTGTACCCTTAAAAGAACTTTTACCGTTGATAGAGCACCAATTGATGAGTCACCGTGGCGGACTCAAGGGATTCGTCATTGATGG ATACCCTGCCGATTTGGAGGAGGCGGAACTATTGGAGGATGGGTTCGGCACGCCCTCTATGATCATAGCTTTGGAGTTGGCCGAGGAAGCCGGAAGTCAACGAGGTTCCTTGGAATCCGGTGTACAAGGACGCCCAAGTCTATCTATGTATATAGATTCATCCAAAGCGGTGATGGAAAGATATGCACAAGTCACTCTGAAAATCGATGCCGACCAACAACCCGATAATGTCTTTGAGGAAATTCGGGTCAATATGGATACGTTTGTTAAACCGCATGGCAGATTGCATATAGCTCGTTAA
- the LOC119554481 gene encoding adenylate kinase isoenzyme 1 isoform X2, which produces MDAPIIWMMGGPGSGKGTQSQKIESKYGYKHIDPIALMEQEIASKTATGQKFLEFQSKGVPVPLKELLPLIEHQLMSHRGGLKGFVIDGYPADLEEAELLEDGFGTPSMIIALELAEEAGSQRGSLESGVQGRPSLSMYIDSSKAVMERYAQVTLKIDADQQPDNVFEEIRVNMDTFVKPHGRLHIAR; this is translated from the exons ATG GATGCACCAATAATTTGGATGATGGGTGGACCGGGCAGCGGCAAAGGCACACAGTCCCAGAAAATTGAAAGCAAATATGGGTACAAGCATATTGATCCCATAGCATTGATGGAACAGGAG ATCGCATCAAAGACCGCTACTGGCCAAAAATTTTTAGAATTCCAATCAAAAGGAGTACCTGTACCCTTAAAAGAACTTTTACCGTTGATAGAGCACCAATTGATGAGTCACCGTGGCGGACTCAAGGGATTCGTCATTGATGG ATACCCTGCCGATTTGGAGGAGGCGGAACTATTGGAGGATGGGTTCGGCACGCCCTCTATGATCATAGCTTTGGAGTTGGCCGAGGAAGCCGGAAGTCAACGAGGTTCCTTGGAATCCGGTGTACAAGGACGCCCAAGTCTATCTATGTATATAGATTCATCCAAAGCGGTGATGGAAAGATATGCACAAGTCACTCTGAAAATCGATGCCGACCAACAACCCGATAATGTCTTTGAGGAAATTCGGGTCAATATGGATACGTTTGTTAAACCGCATGGCAGATTGCATATAGCTCGTTAA
- the LOC119554481 gene encoding uncharacterized protein LOC119554481 isoform X1, producing the protein MDTKTLDSDFVEIHPKNGYLSAKELIAHRHSEFEPQSGGLKRTQNEGTATELEELRRAQEHLRAQLSVPRIERLGGRALAIWNDEQQVAEVLRKDGKFENFGYSEQGKLYLQYYEAMFLLELGRLQLEYYGSVVSIEQAYVLLLGKLESEKYTNYLVYSALSRAGYIVVRHNPPDKTPEEVTSADCIWALLKEKVGNQPVPEHIKTSSFYAVAEKRMEDIKELITSQKTEVPKITKEHIDLEFDSRKRKANENPIEEPVSKREKLSITGRSLVDQLKNELSYSKFEEIFEKFDVIQLKSHNDAKDKTTQPSALKITFDLHLHNEGFKKSSPKPPNFNVIILPSQTAFPPHDEIAKIQNHHTAPLLVISVSESKQIQAFLYYIG; encoded by the exons ATGGACACCAAAACATTGGATTCGGATTTTGTGGAAATTCATCCAAAAAACGGATATTTAAG TGCCAAAGAGCTTATTGCTCATCGACACTCGGAGTTTGAACCTCAAAGTGGAGGTTTAAAACGAACCCAAAATGAGGGCACTGCAACGGAACTTGAGGAGCTTAGGCGAGCGCAGG aacatttGCGAGCTCAGCTGTCAGTGCCCCGCATAGAAAGACTTGGAGGAAGAGCCCTGGCCATCTGGAATGATGAGCAACAAGTGGCAGAAGTCCTACGCAAAGATGGTAAATTCGAAAACTTTGGATACAGTGAGCAGGGAAAGCTGTATTTACAATATTACGAGGCTATGTTCTTATTGGAACTG GGGCGTCTACAACTTGAGTACTACGGTTCAGTAGTTTCAATAGAGCAAGCTTATGTACTCCTTCTTGGCAAGCTGGAAAGTGAAAAGTACACCAACTACCTGGTTTATTCGGCCTTATCCCGAGCTGGTTACATAGTTGTTAGACACAACCCTCCTGATAAAACTCCTGAAGAAGTCACTAGTGCAGATTGCATCTGGGCCCTGCTGAAGGAGAAAGTGGGAAATCAACCAGTACCAGAGCACATTAAAACATCATCTTTTTACGCGGTTGCAGAAAAACGAATGGAAGATATCAAGGAGCTCATTACATCTCAAAAGACAGAAGTTCCTAAGATTACAAAAGAACACATCGATTTAGAATTCGACTCAAGAAAGCGTAAGGCGAATGAAAACCCCATTGAAGAACCAGTCAGTAAAAGAGAAAAACTTTCTATAACCGGTCGGAGTCTCGTGGATCAGCTCAAAAACGAACTGTCATATTCGAAATTTGAAGAGATCTTTGAAAAGTTCGATGTTATACAACTCAAAAGCCATAATGATGCCAAAGATAAAACTACTCAGCCATCAGCCTTGAAAATAACCTTTGATTTGCATCTTCACAACGAGGGTTTCAAGAAGAGTTCACCAAAGCCACCAAATTTTAATGTTATCATTCTCCCATCTCAGACAGCATTTCCCCCCCACGACGAGATCGCCAAGATTCAAAATCATCACACCGCTCCACTGCTCGTCATATCCGTTAGCGAGTCCAAACAGATACAGGCGTTTCTGTACTATATAGGTTGA